The nucleotide sequence TGAAGACAAATGGTCTCAGGCAAGCACAAGTGGCTATAACATCGAAGGGTGTAATCATGGCTGAGCGCGCCTATAGGCCGAAGATGACCGTGAGACTGTTGCAACTAACGATACCTTTCTTCTTGCCAGGCGTGAGTAAGATGTtcactgctgctgccattgaCCACCTCATAAAGCACGGCAAACTCTCCATTCGGACAAAGGTCTATAAGCGGATAGGCTATTCCGCAAAGGGCCAGCGGGCCATGAGTATCATTGTCAAACATCTGCTCGAACATAAGGGAGGATATGATGGACGTGAAGCTAGCGAGGATATCTCAGTAGACTTCAACAAAGAATATCTTTCGAAGCTTGGGTATAGAGCTGTACAAGACTTCGCCATACCAACACCGGCATGATCGTACTATCCAGGAAAGTCACCTGAATGGATTAGATCCGCTGCACCCGGTGTCAAATAGATCAGTTGCTGCAGTGTACTGGGGATACGGTGCTATTATGGAAGAATGCAGCGCTGCGTTTTCTCTCAAAGCGAGTGCCAGCACCATTGCCAAGTTTGCTGGGTTCCATGGTAAGTACTAAGTTCATGTCTTTTGACTGTCTCTAAACTAACAATTTTATAGCTGTGAGCGGAATTGGGCTTCGAAAGAATGGTTCTCATCGGGGTGACTTCGAAGGCGCCCGCACCCACGTCGAGAGCAATGAGTATTTCGACTTTGCTGTGGTGCTCAACACTAGAGACTTTGCTTCATTCGATGATCTGACAGAGAATCAAGTTCACCTGCTCCAAGATGACTTGATGCCCTGATTTCCTCGCTCGAAGAATAAGAAGTGGGGGTATTGACGGGGGTGTGATTGACAGACAGAATGGATGAGATTTATACGAAGCCTGCATTTGTGTTAAGCCCATTTGGAGTGTCATGAAAGCAAGGGACTTGCTCGATTCCATTATCAGTATCAGGTTCTTTAGAAAACCTGAGGCAACTACAGGCTCAATAGTTAGTATCAGCGGTACTTAGCTTCAATTAATGATTTAAGTACCCAGGTATGAATGATGTCTGGGGACAATATCCAACATCATGTCTTTTAGAATGCAGACACACTCAACGACtccttatttaaaaaaggtCAAATGGAGATTGTCTTGTCTTCAATTATTTGTAGAGTACATGGAGTGTTATCTTGGCGACTGGTGGATGTCTGCTCCTCGTGAGCTGACATCGTCCCATTCGCTCATTCCAGCAGGAGTTGTCTCACGCTATTCAAATCAACCTCAGATAACGTTAGTACAACGCCATTAAATAACCCTTGATCGACGCTCGATACCCTTAAAATCTCACTGGAGGTGTTTTGATAATCGGCTTATCAAGAACCTCGCATCTCAGCCTCCCTGGCCTAATCATGACTAACGATGACCCATCACCAAGTTAGACTTTCGTCACGACCTTGATCCAACAGTGGACCTTTTTCACCTGAAACCTCCACCAACCTTCATCTTTCACGGTTTCTCACCGTGTATCGGCCTCAAAATGTCTTTTTCTGCAGACGGCGATGGCCGTCTCGACCTCAAACGCCGCGTCCAGGATATGGACAATGATAATTGGAAAGAAGGCCATACACGAGTGGCAGGGCAAAAACACTTCAAGTCCACTGCCAACGTTCGAATCGTGGAACGCCTCAAGCACATAACATGGGCATGGTTCACATTCGTCATGAGCACAGGCGGTATTGCGCTATTGCTACATTCAGCACCACATCAGTTTCGAGGTCTGCAGGTCATCGGCAAGATCTACTTTATCCTTACTTTGGTCCTTTTTGTTACCATCGTATCCGGTCTTGTTTTCCGCTTCATGAAGACGCCGTATGCGCTGAGGAATAGCTTGATGCATCCCACTGAGGGTCTTTTCTTCCCGTGCTCTCTACTCAGCCTCGCTACTATCATTGCGAATGCAACCGTATATGGAATCCCCGCTGCTGGCCCGTGGCTAGCTACTGCGTTGCGAGTGTGTTTCTGGCTGTATGCTGGCCTTTCGATCTTATCCGCTATAGTCCAGTTCTACGTCCTATTTACCGGAGCTCATTTGCCTATTCATTCCATGACACCAGCATGGATTCTACCAGTATTCCCAGCAATGCTCACTGGGACTCTCGCTTCTGCTCTCATGTCCTCTCAGAGCCCGGAACATCGGATGTCAATGCTAGTAGCTGGTCTGACTTTCCAGGGTCTTGGGTGGACAGTATCTTTGTTCATGTATCCATTGTATTTGGGCAGGTTGATGCAGGATGGtcttccagcaccagcaatgCGGCCTGGCATGTTCATTGCTGTAGGCCCAGCCGGATACACAGCGGTGGCCATCGTTGGTATGTCGAGATCACTTCCAGAAGGCTATGGCTACTTTACGACACACCCAATGGCGAGCGAAATCCTTCGAGTGCTGGCACTTTGGACTGGTGTATGGATCTGGTGTGTCGGCTTCTGGTTCCTTGGATTCAGCCTCTTTGCCGTTCTCGCCTCTGCATTGAGATGGAAGTTAAAGTTCAGCATGAGTTGGTGGGCTTTTGTCTTCCCGAATATCGGCTTCACACTAGCTACGGCGTACATTGGTGAGGAATTACAAAGTGAAGGGATTAAATGGGTGTCAAGTGTAATGACAATCTTGCTCGTGATTATGTGGTTCGTTGTTCTGTATGGAATGATCTCAGCGGTGATTCGCAGGAAGCTTTTATGGCCTGGACGGGATGGCGATGAATCTTAATCAGACTGCTTAATGAGACTCTTTAATGGTAGACTAGAGAATTCGATAGTTGTAGATCCCAGGTTGGTCCCCCACACTGAGGAATTCTTCCTCGTCTGTAAGAGGCGCAAACTTGCTAAAGTCCCTATTCTCAGCCCAGGGCTCTATGGTCTCTCCAGTCATGCTGACCTGGCCAATTCGACGGAACTCTCCCTTCTCAATGCCTCTAACAAGGACCAATGCTTCACCAATAGGGCTTCCATCACGAGTAAAGCGGCAGTAGAAGACTGAAACATAAATATCGACAACCTCTTCAGCCAGCACAGTTGGGATAACATCATCGAGCAAAGCCCTGGTCACCGACAAATGTGTATATGCTCCCATGGTTGCCTCAGTTGGACCCCCTGGCACTGTAACCTGGTTTTGAACAAATCGCAACTTTCCGCCTGGTACGAACTCTAAAGCCTGTTTTTCCGTGAGGCGATTCGATAAATCGATCGTGTTCATAGAGAGACGAGCCTTGATCAATGGCCCATGAAGGACAATGTACCCGCCAGAAACTGAACCAAATTCTGACCCCATTCTTTCAACAGATGCCTCAATGACAGTGGCTGTACGGACCCAAGGCTGTTCCGTCTCTGATAGTTTTATGTTTATCTCCTTGCTCCCTATCAGGAACTGCTTTTTCGTATCTGGTGCTGGCTCCACGGACGCCCAAGACCACGATGGGGCGCGGTAATTCAGTGGCGGTGACACTTTTCTACCCTCACTTATAGTCCATAAtagatcttgaagaagaacatgGCGCCATATTCCTGCCAGATAAGAGTCTGCTTTAATTTTCGCATGACTCTGGTAAAAGCTAGCGATACCGGCAAATGCTACCAAACGATCGGACTCAAATGTGAGTGAGCGTGACATGTATTCTTGCAGCAAAGTATGCCACACGAGCTGAAGACTCTCTTCACTTTGGCTTTCCATCGAGTACAGGGTCCCCGGAGCCATCGTACGGATGTATTCTCGATGAacgtcaaagtcaaagcctTCGCATGTCTCGTTTGCGGCAAACCCTCCAGAAGTCATATCTGAGGCCGAGGTCCACCAAAGCTGGTCTCGAGCGACATGGATGGTCCTTGGCGATAGGATCCATTCTTGGAAGACCCATCCCCTGCGAAACAGAGGCTGGGCAAGAACTGCGTCGCAGAAAGCGGATCTGTTCACAATCCTCACAGGCACAGGTGGAATCTGATTCTCAAACCCTGTCCAGGATGGAATGATCTCACAAGGATGCTTCAGCattggatgttgttgtttgagACCAGCTGCAGAATCTTGGGCAGCAGTGGCGGAGATTGTGACATAGGAAAGGGAGTATATAGAAGCCATTTGTGCAGCTTCTGTCTGCCAATCATCCTTGGAATCCTGAATGATACAGAGCGAGTCAATCCAAATGTACTCAACGTCTAGCGCATTGGCTAATCTGATGGCGTCTTGAAATGTTGGTGGGATCGTACCGAAGGGGATGTTCTTAAAGAATGTATCTCTCAGAGACTCCAACAACATGAGTGGTTGTCCTGCGCCCCAGCGATGGCTGAGGGCGATGTAACGAGTAGATACGCCAAAGCCAACCGTATTGACTAGTTTAACTGTAGGGTCTCCTGCGAGATTAGCTGACGATTGGCAGTGAAGCAGCCTTGTTGGCAGCCGAGGAGTCAATCTTGATATGGTTGGCGATGAACTAAGCCAGCTTTTGATTCGTAGCAACGATTCTTGGCGATCGTACTTGGGCTTCCATATGAATCGGTTCTCTCCCTTTGAAAGGTCTAGTTTCATTAACATGGATGTATTGGAAAGACGGGCCTGATGCTTACCAACTGTTAAAAAGGCATGGTATATTTGAAAAGTATGGCCCAGCCACTTCTGCCCACCCCAAGTGACATACAGAAATCCAAGAGTGAACATGCCAGAAAATGTTCCCGGCTGTGGCTTGATGACTGGGATTCCAATTATATCCTTCCCCATTTCCTTCATCTCTTTCAGCCTCTGCGGTATGGCCGCTGGCTGTTTATCTGACTGTATTCTCTCCGACATAACAGCGCATAGACTACACTTGTCTGCATTTTTAGCCAAGTCATGGAGGCTGTGATGGAGATACGGCgttgctttttcttgtcCTGCTGCGTATTCCAGTCTGACTTTCCATTCAGTTACGTCTTTCGTGAAGCCAGGGATTCCAAAATCAGTGTCTTGAACATCAACCAAGTCTTTCTCGGCCAGCACATTAGTAGGGACATAATGCCCCTGAAAGATACCAGAACATGCTTCACAAAAGTTCGTGGATATGGCCGTTGAGAACATCTCGCGATGTTTAATTATTCAAGAATGTTCGTGGATGTGTAGCTGTGAATTCAGTTCAGGCTGGGACGAAATGAGGCAAAAGGGAGGGAATGTCGACTTGAGCGCTTATAGGGGAGCATGATGAGGCCTGTCGTGCGGCTGCAGGTTGGCCTGCGACTAGACAAGGGGGGTCTGTCATCATCTAGCATCTCTGAGCAGTCCATGATTCATATCTACGAAGGAAGCCGACATGTAAGAAGTGGTAGATTGCCGAGGAAACTAAAATATGCGTATTAGGTTCGTTAACCTCGCCAGCCAATAGTGAAGAATTCAAGGTGGGAGATATGGATGTCTCGGTCATAGCCAGCTAATTTGTTAGGCGTCGGGAGCGCtaagtttaattaacccACCCGCGAAACCTCGACGGTAAATGCTGCAACACCACGAGTATTGTCGTCTTTCTCTATCAGCTTTTCTACGAATACTTTCATTTTACTCAATCCCATCATGTATCACTAAGGAAGACTTCTTGTTAATACAGTTCTTTGAAAACACATTCACATTCACATTCACTCaagaggctgtcaaggaaACACGGCATCATGGACAAATTCCTTCAGAAAACTCAAGCGCGAGCAACGCGTTCAAGTGCGATCAATGCTTCGCAAAAATTCTTATCCCAGTTGGAGCCTGAAGATGATAAGGATTCCGTAATTAAGAATCGCGTGGCTAAGCGCCCATCACCTTCTCACGACGAAGAGTTTGACGCGTCTGAGAGAGACGCGACGCCAGAAAACGATGTCAAGCTGCCTATAGCAAAGCGGAGGAAAACGCAGTCCGCAAGAGGCAAAAATGCAAACTCCAAGATTCATGAGACTCTGTTCTCATGTGAAGGAGAGACATGCCAAAACCCATGCACCCCTCCGTCAAGACATCATCCTCTCTCATATCACCGGCCCCTGTTACTGAAACAGTCTGCCTCTCGACAGGCACTTCTCAGCTGGTTTGACGGCGTGAGTACCAAGCGTTCGATGCCATGGCGCAAGACCTGGATAAATCCAAAGGATCATGGTCAAACAGAACTTCGCAACCTTCTGGAACGGCGAGCGTATGAGGTCTGGATCAGCGAGATCATGCTGCAGCAGACGCGAGTTGCTGTGGTCATAGACTACTGGAATAGATGGGTGGAAAAGTGGCCCACGATCCAAGATCTCGCTGCTGCAAGTGCCGATGATATTCTCAGTGCCTGGCGTGGCTTGGGATACTACAGCAGAGCAACAAGAATTCACGAGGCGGCAAAGCTTGTAGTCAACGATTCGACTATGGAAGGACTGTTGCCTTCCTGCACACAAGATCTCGAGGCAAAGGTTCCTGGTGTTGGGCGATACACTGCCGGTGCCATTTCAGCCATTGTCTTTGGGCGAGCTGCGCCGATGGTTGATGGCAACGTTTTACGCGTGTTGAGCCGACAACTTGGGCTATTCGGCAATGTGAAAACCAACAAAGTCGTGATCGATACACTATGGGCCGCTGCCGATGCTTTGGTCAAAGCTGTGGCGCAGGACGGGACGAATGCTCAAAGCGACGAAGAAGTCGAAACAAGCGATCGCCCTGGTCGATGGGGACAAGCACTCATGGAATTGGGAAGCACAATCTGCATACCCAAGCCAAATTGCTCCGAGTGCCCCATTACTTCGACCTGCCGTGCCTACGCCGAAGGACAAACGTTGATCGCAAGCAAAGGCCGTGATACAAAGATTGGGGACATCGAAGATTTGTGCGACCTCTGCGAGCCCTTCGAAGAATCAACGAACTCAGACGAGCCAGAGGTCAAGGTGGAAGTCAAGGCCTTCAAAAAGACCAAGGCAAATGGAGGACAAGGCAAACAGATGACCTTGGCCGCATTTGCCTTCAAGGGGCCATCTGGAGATAAGAAGGCTTCCTCGAAAGTAGAAACGGGTCCAGGTCCTCGAGATACGGAGATCATTGTCGATCACGCACGCAAATTCCCGCTCAAAGCTATCAAAAAGGCagtcagagaagaagagacatTAGTCTGCGTGATTCGCCGCGGCGACGGGCAATATCTGATTCAGAAACGTCCAGAGAAGGGACTTCTCGCTGGCCTGTGGGAATTTCCTAGCTATATCCTTGAAAACTCGAAAGAGGGTAACACACCGGCAAAGCGAAGATCGAAGGCATTGTCATACGTTTCCAAGCTGGCAGGTGAGCATGGAGGCAAGGCAGTGAAACCTAAACATGTGGAAGAGCTTGGCAGTGTACCATGGATTTTCTCTCATTTGAAGCTTACGATGCATGTCCACTTGTTTacccttgaagatggtgactTGAATGACACGAAGTCGCTTGCTTCAAGTCGACTGAGGTGGGCAActcctgaagctgttgatgaagagtcCATGGGTACTGGGATGCGCAAGTGCTGGACACTTGCCAAGGATCAAGACTAATGAACAGTATCAGTTGtataccttaattatagcgAGTGTATTTTTAGATGCATGTCATGGCACATAAATAGGTTTTGGAATAGAATAAGCTGGAGCTTTGGGGAGTTTTTGGAATACCATTAGTACCACAATTGTCCTACTTCCACATTTCACATAATCAAACTTCCAATGAAAGTTCTATCCATAGTTGATTTTCCAAGCTCCTCAGATTCCCTTTTGTCTTAGATTTAAGTTCTTGATTCATCATGAGTCCTCCGAGGGTGGTCACGTGCGTGCGCCGACTGCAGGCGTCCCTTAAGTGGAAATCGCCGCGTCGGTATCGGTAAACCTGTGGAGACGCGTCGAGGTTGCATCAGCCCAGCTAGTCCAGGTACATCACTCCTTCGACCGTTATACATCCTCAGAAAAGACGAGTCAACAGAAATGTCATTTGGTTTGTATATAAAACGATGACAAGTTGGCTTGCTTCTGGTCGCCCGGCTCTTTTTGATGCCATCAATAATGCGTGTGATTTAATTGACCAGCAGATCGCATCAGGTACGTCATTAACTTAAGAACATGGCGTGAATGAGATTGTTAACACGCATTAGATCTTGCAAAGGCCCAGAAGGAACTTGATGAAGCTCTCCAGCAGCGAGATGATTACGCGTCTAGAGCATCTGATTTGGCGGATGAAAATGCAAGGTTGAAAGAACAGCTCCAGCAAGCAACAACCAAGACGGCAGAGAACCCACAGGCATCAGCCCAGCGAAAATCGCCAGAGAGCAAAACAACAGAAAACGAACCAGACTGGAAGCTCGAGTGTGCTAAAGTTAGCCACAAGTTTAAGGCACTTTCGGTAAACTTCAAACAGGCAAAGGATGCcttgaggaaaagaaaagaggagcGCGATCGATGGATTAATCATGCGACGAtgctggagaagaggatcAAGGCAGCTGAGGACGAGCATCGAATCAGCATCACAGATCGTCAAAACAGAAGCTCCCGGGCAACCACGCTCCCTGCGGCAAGGACAGAAAACGCTGCTCCCAGCCCCAGTACCAGTTTCACTTCGGAAATTGGCCTTGAGCAAGCGGACCTGGAACTTCCACCCCTAGCAGCGGCGTCTCTCCATGCTGATAACAATCAACCCATTCTCGACACAAAAGCCGCCAACCCTAGCTCGGATTCTACACAAAGCGAGGGGGAATCGAGGCCCCACGATGAGGATCTACCGGGTCTTCCTGAGCTACCGCTTCAGGGCTATGTCAGCGAAGTGAAAATTAAGCAAGAACCGACATCTGACACACCAGTTGTTGTGTCAGAAAGAGAGGTACGGAAGAGGAAACGTAACGATGCAGATCCCAATGACTCGCCATTACAAAGAGTGAAAGTTGAGCCCAATGAGCGATCCTCGAGCCCCATACAAACGTTGGGGCCTGCTACTCTCCTTGCACAAGAAAGTATAGACTTAGGAGATGTTGCACAAAGATTGTTGACGCCCAGGAAACGACGTGAGCTAGAAGAGTCACAAAAGTTGGAGCAAATGCATAGGGATGCATTTGCTCCAGCCACGACCCCCAAGCCTCTCTTTGTTCGACCCGACCACGTACCTCAGACGGCTCGGCCAATCGAGCGAACCTCAGCACTCACGCCGTTGAGTGTAAATCGAAGGGTGGTGCAGTCAACTCGAGAAAAACCAGACACTCCCCTCAGAAAGGGGCTGGGACGTGGTATCTCGACCCtggctgaagatggc is from Fusarium musae strain F31 chromosome 4, whole genome shotgun sequence and encodes:
- a CDS encoding hypothetical protein (EggNog:ENOG41) encodes the protein MAERAYRPKMTVRLLQLTIPFFLPGVSKMFTAAAIDHLIKHGKLSIRTKVYKRIGYSAKGQRAMSIIVKHLLEHKGGYDGREASEDISVDFNKEYLSKLGSVAAVYWGYGAIMEECSAAFSLKASASTIAKFAGFHAVSGIGLRKNGSHRGDFEGARTHVESNEYFDFAVVLNTRDFASFDDLTENQVHLLQDDLMP
- a CDS encoding hypothetical protein (EggNog:ENOG41), which translates into the protein MSFSADGDGRLDLKRRVQDMDNDNWKEGHTRVAGQKHFKSTANVRIVERLKHITWAWFTFVMSTGGIALLLHSAPHQFRGLQVIGKIYFILTLVLFVTIVSGLVFRFMKTPYALRNSLMHPTEGLFFPCSLLSLATIIANATVYGIPAAGPWLATALRVCFWLYAGLSILSAIVQFYVLFTGAHLPIHSMTPAWILPVFPAMLTGTLASALMSSQSPEHRMSMLVAGLTFQGLGWTVSLFMYPLYLGRLMQDGLPAPAMRPGMFIAVGPAGYTAVAIVGMSRSLPEGYGYFTTHPMASEILRVLALWTGVWIWCVGFWFLGFSLFAVLASALRWKLKFSMSWWAFVFPNIGFTLATAYIGEELQSEGIKWVSSVMTILLVIMWFVVLYGMISAVIRRKLLWPGRDGDES
- a CDS encoding hypothetical protein (EggNog:ENOG41) encodes the protein MKLDLSKGENRFIWKPKYDRQESLLRIKSWLSSSPTISRLTPRLPTRLLHCQSSANLAGDPTVKLVNTVGFGVSTRYIALSHRWGAGQPLMLLESLRDTFFKNIPFGTIPPTFQDAIRLANALDVEYIWIDSLCIIQDSKDDWQTEAAQMASIYSLSYVTISATAAQDSAAGLKQQHPMLKHPCEIIPSWTGFENQIPPVPVRIVNRSAFCDAVLAQPLFRRGWVFQEWILSPRTIHVARDQLWWTSASDMTSGGFAANETCEGFDFDVHREYIRTMAPGTLYSMESQSEESLQLVWHTLLQEYMSRSLTFESDRLVAFAGIASFYQSHAKIKADSYLAGIWRHVLLQDLLWTISEGRKVSPPLNYRAPSWSWASVEPAPDTKKQFLIGSKEINIKLSETEQPWVRTATVIEASVERMGSEFGSVSGGYIVLHGPLIKARLSMNTIDLSNRLTEKQALEFVPGGKLRFVQNQVTVPGGPTEATMGAYTHLSVTRALLDDVIPTVLAEEVVDIYVSVFYCRFTRDGSPIGEALVLVRGIEKGEFRRIGQVSMTGETIEPWAENRDFSKFAPLTDEEEFLSVGDQPGIYNYRIL
- a CDS encoding hypothetical protein (EggNog:ENOG41), producing MDKFLQKTQARATRSSAINASQKFLSQLEPEDDKDSVIKNRVAKRPSPSHDEEFDASERDATPENDVKLPIAKRRKTQSARGKNANSKIHETLFSCEGETCQNPCTPPSRHHPLSYHRPLLLKQSASRQALLSWFDGVSTKRSMPWRKTWINPKDHGQTELRNLLERRAYEVWISEIMLQQTRVAVVIDYWNRWVEKWPTIQDLAAASADDILSAWRGLGYYSRATRIHEAAKLVVNDSTMEGLLPSCTQDLEAKVPGVGRYTAGAISAIVFGRAAPMVDGNVLRVLSRQLGLFGNVKTNKVVIDTLWAAADALVKAVAQDGTNAQSDEEVETSDRPGRWGQALMELGSTICIPKPNCSECPITSTCRAYAEGQTLIASKGRDTKIGDIEDLCDLCEPFEESTNSDEPEVKVEVKAFKKTKANGGQGKQMTLAAFAFKGPSGDKKASSKVETGPGPRDTEIIVDHARKFPLKAIKKAVREEETLVCVIRRGDGQYLIQKRPEKGLLAGLWEFPSYILENSKEGNTPAKRRSKALSYVSKLAGEHGGKAVKPKHVEELGSVPWIFSHLKLTMHVHLFTLEDGDLNDTKSLASSRLRWATPEAVDEESMGTGMRKCWTLAKDQD
- a CDS encoding hypothetical protein (EggNog:ENOG41), whose protein sequence is MTSWLASGRPALFDAINNACDLIDQQIASDLAKAQKELDEALQQRDDYASRASDLADENARLKEQLQQATTKTAENPQASAQRKSPESKTTENEPDWKLECAKVSHKFKALSVNFKQAKDALRKRKEERDRWINHATMLEKRIKAAEDEHRISITDRQNRSSRATTLPAARTENAAPSPSTSFTSEIGLEQADLELPPLAAASLHADNNQPILDTKAANPSSDSTQSEGESRPHDEDLPGLPELPLQGYVSEVKIKQEPTSDTPVVVSEREVRKRKRNDADPNDSPLQRVKVEPNERSSSPIQTLGPATLLAQESIDLGDVAQRLLTPRKRRELEESQKLEQMHRDAFAPATTPKPLFVRPDHVPQTARPIERTSALTPLSVNRRVVQSTREKPDTPLRKGLGRGISTLAEDGEAYRKDKDANTTPRGRLDTLLNSPAAQNSPTSRLTPRTATRPSTTAEDLAIPGRRVLPFEQGSRARDRTPAQQIDTPSRTTDVGAVSKFTPQNMRSPVDSKEGTLRRKPISELRPDDFKINPQANEGHDFAFSDVVRDRDERSRMQGCTDLHCCGKDWRALALSDRPKSPLTAAQRQEEQKLLEEYLGDFAYRLGTMDKREREELWVEAKTQELANKYGTHRFHYSRMRSPPGFWNADFPNTQELEQERSEAAQRERQTVRDRHREAMRPGGRWLFRDE